TGAATGTGTTCTGCTGGATCTGCTGGGGATAAAACGCCGTCACGCCGTTGATGCCGCCGAACAGCATCTGGCCATCACGGGTTTTCAAATAAGCATTGTAGTTGAACTGGTCGCTTTGCAGGCCATTTTCTTTATAATAATTTTTGATCATGCCAGTCTGGGGATTGAACTGGCATAGCCCATTGGTGGTGCTCAACCATAAATTGCCAGCGTCATCTTCGAGAATGCCGTAGACGATATTGCTCGGCAGGCCATCTTTTTGCGCATAGGCTCGAAATGATGAATCTGTTGGGTTAAAAAGATACAGTCCCGCTCCGACAGTACCGAACCACAGCTTGCCCGCCCGATCCTGATAGATGGCCCTGACATCGACATTATTGATGCGATGGTTGAGCCGATAGGGTGTAAATTTTTTGGCCTGAAGATCAAAAGCGCCGACCCTGCTCTGGCCTGCGCCAAGCCAGAGCTGACCCTGCCGATCCAGCCAGAAGCAATAGATATTGTTGAAGCCGAGGTGGTGCCAGTCGGTCAGCAGATGCTCGAAGTGCTGGGTTCGGCGGTTGAAGCGATCCAATCCGCCGCCGTAAGTTCCCACCCAAATGTTTCCCTCTTTGTCTTCAAACAGCGCCATCACGTTATCGACCGCCAGACTGGTGGGATCGTTCTCTTGGTGATGATAATGAATGAATCGCTTTCGCTGGCGATCCATGACATTGAGTCCGCCATTGAAAGTGCCGATCCAAAGCTTGCCCTCCCGATCCTCCAGTAGCGCCTTGATATTATTCACGCTCAGGCTATTGGGATTCTGGTTGTCATGCTCATAGTAGGTAAATAACCCTGTCTTGCGATTCAGATGGTTCAATCCGCCATGCTCGGTGCCGAACCAGAGATCGCCGTTGCGATCTTCCAGAATGGCGTAAACCGCTTGTCGGTTGAGGCAGCGGGGGTTATTCACATCGGCTCGATAATGAACGAATGGTAGGTTGGAGGTATTCAGGAAGCTGATGCCGCCACGGGTGCCGATCCACAAATCGCCTTTGGCATCTTTGAAAATGGTCTGAACTGAATTTTGAACTAGGCTGTAAGGATTATTCGGATCATGGCTGTAATAGCTGAAGCGATGGTTTTGGCGATCAAAATTGTAAAGACCACTGCGATTGCCGACCCACAAATTGCCCCTGCCGTCATCCAGAATTGCCCGAATGGTGGTGCTTTCGGGATTGTTGCGATCGGGATAATAGCGATAGAAGCGTTGGTTGACTCGATCAAAGCGATTCAGGCCACCGTTTAGCGTACCGATCCAGAGCTCGCCTTTGGTGTCCTCATAAATGGAGTAAATCTCATTGTCACCAATGCTGAAGCGATTGTGAGGATCATGTCGGTAATAGCTGAATGCTTCTCGATGACGATCAAAGGCGCACAGTCCGCCTCCCAACGTGCCAATCCAGATGACACCCTCGTGATCTTCCAGCAGGGCCATCACCTCATTCGAGAGACGGGGATTTTGCTCGGGCGGATAGGGCAAATAGTGCCAGGCTTTTTTGTGCTCCAGATCGAGCCGATCGAGGCCATGCTCGGTGCCCAGCCATAAATTGCCATCCTGGTCTTGGACAATCGCATTGGCATTGTTGCCGCTCAGGACGATTTCAGATGAGGAGTCGGCCGTGAAATGAGTAAATCTTTTTTGATGGCGATCAAATCGATTCAGGCCACCCGCCTCGGTGCCGATCCAGAAATTCCCGTTGCGATCCTCCAGGATGCAACGGA
This genomic stretch from candidate division KSB1 bacterium harbors:
- a CDS encoding histidine kinase → MMNAFLKNLLSVTFSFLNLFCLFFLFALISYGSLHAQSQDLKFTNITIEDGLSHSKVNCIYQDRQGFLWFGTNEGLNKYDGYSFTIYQPDPDDSHSISANLIRCILEDRNGNFWIGTEAGGLNRFDRHQKRFTHFTADSSSEIVLSGNNANAIVQDQDGNLWLGTEHGLDRLDLEHKKAWHYLPYPPEQNPRLSNEVMALLEDHEGVIWIGTLGGGLCAFDRHREAFSYYRHDPHNRFSIGDNEIYSIYEDTKGELWIGTLNGGLNRFDRVNQRFYRYYPDRNNPESTTIRAILDDGRGNLWVGNRSGLYNFDRQNHRFSYYSHDPNNPYSLVQNSVQTIFKDAKGDLWIGTRGGISFLNTSNLPFVHYRADVNNPRCLNRQAVYAILEDRNGDLWFGTEHGGLNHLNRKTGLFTYYEHDNQNPNSLSVNNIKALLEDREGKLWIGTFNGGLNVMDRQRKRFIHYHHQENDPTSLAVDNVMALFEDKEGNIWVGTYGGGLDRFNRRTQHFEHLLTDWHHLGFNNIYCFWLDRQGQLWLGAGQSRVGAFDLQAKKFTPYRLNHRINNVDVRAIYQDRAGKLWFGTVGAGLYLFNPTDSSFRAYAQKDGLPSNIVYGILEDDAGNLWLSTTNGLCQFNPQTGMIKNYYKENGLQSDQFNYNAYLKTRDGQMLFGGINGVTAFYPQQIQQNTF